From Enterococcus mediterraneensis, the proteins below share one genomic window:
- a CDS encoding F0F1 ATP synthase subunit delta translates to MKLDKYTVGKRYGKALFELAVEEQQTEAVYQDLLTLRKIFQEIPDLGNMLSDVRLDSDKKRKIMDKIVKGHNEIVENFLEVAYRYNRLDDLLFIIDEYERRYNEAKKVILGTVTTAVKLTEDQKLQLTKKIAQRLGYEKAELTEQVDPEILGGVIIEANHQVLDGSVKSRLENLRNQLRR, encoded by the coding sequence ATGAAACTAGATAAATATACAGTTGGTAAACGCTACGGCAAGGCGCTGTTCGAACTGGCGGTCGAAGAACAGCAGACCGAAGCGGTTTATCAAGATTTATTGACTTTGCGCAAGATTTTTCAAGAAATCCCTGATCTTGGTAATATGCTAAGTGATGTTCGTTTAGATTCAGATAAAAAACGCAAGATCATGGATAAAATCGTTAAAGGACACAATGAAATCGTTGAGAATTTCTTAGAAGTTGCCTATCGTTATAATCGCCTTGATGATTTATTGTTTATCATCGACGAATACGAGCGCAGATATAATGAAGCAAAAAAAGTGATCTTGGGAACTGTAACGACTGCCGTAAAACTGACTGAAGATCAAAAGCTGCAATTGACGAAAAAAATTGCGCAACGTCTTGGTTATGAAAAAGCGGAGTTGACAGAACAAGTTGATCCAGAAATATTGGGCGGCGTCATCATCGAAGCAAATCATCAAGTGCTCGATGGCAGTGTTAAAAGCCGTCTAGAAAATCTGCGCAATCAGCTACGCAGATAA
- the rnr gene encoding ribonuclease R: MKNIKEQILLFIEESSKKSFSAEEIAEGLGLKKSADFKALVQTIAQMEREGTVIFNKKGKIKLPPKLVLVEGTFRANERGFGFVTVDPEEDDIYIPKEFTGYAMDGDIVAIDILKPSSPFGDRGAEGKVVEIRKRGISQIVGEFTLFSEEEIKETDLYGVVVPKDKKMGELKIYIAAEGIRPVDGNIVIVEITHYPEKGYATSLEGIVKKVIGHKNDPGMDILSIVVANGIPTQFPEDVLAQADAVPDTIDPEKFPERRDLRNQQIVTIDGEDAKDLDDAVTVRKLDNGNYFLGVHIADVSYYVTEDSKLDGEAFERGTSVYLTDRVIPMLPQRLSNGICSLNPKVPRLTMSCEMEIDKNGQVVSYDIFQSVIQTTERMTYTAVNKILDGDEETRRRYHELVKMFEEMAELHDILEKMRIQRGAVSFEDREAKVLVDPKGHPMDIVLRERGVGERLIESFMLAANETVAQHFAKQKLPFIYRIHEEPKEDKLRRFFDFASAIGILVKQTKGSITPKDLQQVVLDVADKPESMVINTMLLRSMQQAKYSEVNYGHYGLAAEYYTHFTSPIRRYPDLIVHRLIRSYTEDKSEENQALWAGKLPDIAVHSSQMERRAVDAEREVDAMKKAEFMADHIDEEFDGIISSVVKFGIFVELPNTIEGMIHISALKNDYFHFLENHLALVGERTGLTYKIGQKVRVKVVKADPTTREIDFELLSAEEVEPIKQDKKNKPAGRRGKREDKRPKNQKATQGRGKSKNKNKKNKKPFYKGIKKKGK; this comes from the coding sequence GTGAAGAATATTAAAGAACAGATATTGTTGTTTATTGAAGAAAGTAGTAAAAAAAGCTTTTCGGCAGAAGAAATCGCAGAAGGGTTAGGACTGAAAAAAAGTGCGGATTTTAAAGCGCTGGTCCAAACGATCGCTCAGATGGAACGAGAAGGAACCGTTATCTTCAATAAAAAAGGCAAAATAAAATTGCCGCCGAAATTAGTATTGGTGGAAGGAACTTTTCGCGCTAATGAACGTGGCTTCGGTTTTGTGACCGTCGATCCGGAAGAAGATGATATTTATATACCGAAAGAATTTACGGGATATGCAATGGACGGCGATATTGTCGCAATCGATATTTTGAAACCTTCCAGTCCTTTTGGCGATCGAGGAGCAGAAGGAAAAGTCGTAGAAATAAGAAAACGGGGAATCAGCCAGATCGTCGGTGAATTTACACTGTTTTCTGAAGAAGAAATCAAAGAAACAGATCTATACGGTGTCGTCGTACCTAAAGATAAAAAAATGGGCGAATTGAAAATCTACATCGCGGCGGAAGGAATCCGACCGGTGGATGGCAATATCGTTATCGTAGAGATCACCCATTATCCGGAAAAAGGATATGCTACAAGCTTGGAAGGAATTGTTAAAAAAGTTATCGGTCACAAAAATGATCCTGGAATGGATATTTTGTCGATCGTAGTAGCCAATGGGATACCGACACAGTTTCCAGAAGATGTCTTAGCGCAAGCTGATGCGGTACCTGATACGATCGATCCGGAAAAATTTCCAGAACGTCGTGATTTAAGAAACCAGCAGATCGTCACGATCGACGGTGAGGACGCAAAAGATTTGGATGATGCGGTAACTGTTCGCAAGCTGGACAACGGCAATTACTTTTTAGGGGTGCATATCGCTGATGTTTCTTATTATGTAACAGAAGATAGCAAGTTAGACGGCGAAGCATTTGAACGAGGAACAAGTGTTTATTTGACTGACCGAGTGATCCCGATGCTTCCGCAACGGCTTTCTAACGGAATCTGTTCGTTAAATCCCAAGGTGCCTCGCTTGACGATGAGTTGCGAGATGGAGATTGACAAAAACGGACAGGTAGTTTCCTATGATATTTTTCAAAGTGTGATCCAAACAACAGAACGGATGACTTATACCGCGGTCAATAAGATTTTAGACGGCGATGAAGAGACCCGTCGTCGTTATCACGAGTTAGTGAAGATGTTTGAAGAAATGGCGGAACTCCATGACATTCTAGAAAAAATGCGTATCCAGCGCGGTGCGGTTTCTTTTGAAGATCGGGAAGCAAAAGTGTTGGTAGATCCTAAAGGCCATCCAATGGATATCGTTTTGCGCGAACGTGGTGTTGGGGAACGGTTGATCGAATCGTTTATGCTGGCGGCCAATGAGACAGTGGCGCAGCATTTTGCCAAACAAAAACTGCCGTTTATCTATCGGATTCATGAAGAACCGAAAGAGGACAAATTACGGCGTTTCTTTGATTTTGCATCGGCGATCGGAATTCTTGTCAAACAGACTAAAGGCAGTATTACACCGAAAGATCTGCAGCAAGTGGTGTTAGATGTTGCGGACAAACCGGAATCGATGGTCATCAATACGATGCTTTTACGAAGCATGCAGCAAGCCAAATATTCAGAGGTCAATTACGGTCACTATGGTTTGGCGGCGGAATATTATACGCACTTTACTTCGCCGATCCGTCGTTATCCTGATTTGATCGTTCACCGTCTGATCCGTTCTTATACAGAAGACAAGTCAGAAGAAAATCAAGCGCTTTGGGCAGGAAAACTGCCGGATATCGCGGTCCACAGTTCACAGATGGAACGACGTGCTGTCGATGCGGAACGTGAAGTAGATGCTATGAAAAAAGCGGAATTTATGGCGGATCATATTGACGAAGAATTTGACGGTATCATCAGTTCTGTTGTGAAATTCGGGATATTTGTGGAACTGCCAAATACCATCGAAGGAATGATCCATATCAGTGCATTGAAAAATGATTACTTCCATTTCTTGGAAAATCACTTGGCACTGGTGGGTGAACGCACAGGATTGACCTATAAGATCGGACAAAAAGTCCGGGTCAAAGTTGTCAAGGCCGATCCAACGACTCGAGAGATTGATTTTGAACTGCTCTCAGCCGAAGAAGTTGAACCAATCAAACAAGACAAAAAAAATAAACCGGCCGGACGACGCGGAAAAAGAGAAGACAAACGTCCGAAAAATCAAAAAGCCACACAAGGCAGAGGAAAAAGCAAAAATAAAAATAAGAAAAATAAAAAACCTTTTTATAAAGGAATCAAGAAAAAAGGTAAATAG
- the atpF gene encoding F0F1 ATP synthase subunit B, with product MLNHLVVAEVQNTMLGNMIVVSGAFVILLILLKHFAWGAVSDMMKKRENKIANDLDSAEESRVNAAKLEKQRQEQLMNSRSEAADIIKSAKDSGELSRQNILNETKEEVSRMKEKAHSDISLEKEAALSDVKDDVAAISLQIAEKILNKELSPEMHESLINQYIEGLGSNNETR from the coding sequence ATGCTAAATCATCTGGTAGTTGCGGAAGTGCAAAATACGATGCTCGGCAATATGATCGTCGTAAGTGGTGCTTTCGTCATCTTGTTGATATTACTGAAACACTTCGCATGGGGTGCAGTATCCGACATGATGAAAAAAAGAGAAAATAAGATCGCCAATGATTTAGATTCTGCAGAAGAATCGCGCGTCAACGCAGCAAAATTAGAGAAACAACGTCAAGAACAATTGATGAATTCTCGTTCAGAAGCTGCAGACATCATCAAAAGCGCGAAAGATAGCGGAGAGTTAAGCCGACAAAATATTTTGAACGAAACCAAAGAAGAAGTGAGCCGTATGAAAGAAAAAGCTCATTCTGATATCTCTTTGGAAAAAGAAGCTGCATTGAGCGATGTCAAAGATGATGTCGCAGCAATCTCATTGCAGATCGCGGAAAAAATATTGAATAAAGAGCTTTCTCCCGAAATGCATGAATCTTTAATCAATCAATACATCGAAGGTCTAGGATCAAATAATGAAACTAGATAA
- the atpB gene encoding F0F1 ATP synthase subunit A, whose amino-acid sequence MEDKSLMFHIGPIWFDGTVTLMTAITCIIVFALVFVCTRNLQMKPKGKQNFIEWIIDFIKGILSENLPSKEINNFHLLSVTLFLFVFVANEIGLVTKIVTRNEITFWKSPTADPFVTLTLALMMIALTHYFGVKTFGLKGYIKNSYFKPVSFLLPIKIIEEFTNVITLGLRLYGNIFAGEVLLGLIANMMNQIGWLSLPLVIPLEMVWIGFSLFIGAIQAYVFVTLSMVFMSHKIEAEH is encoded by the coding sequence TTGGAAGACAAATCACTAATGTTTCACATTGGTCCGATTTGGTTTGACGGCACTGTCACTTTGATGACGGCGATCACCTGTATCATTGTCTTTGCTCTTGTTTTCGTTTGTACCAGAAACTTGCAAATGAAGCCAAAAGGAAAGCAAAACTTTATTGAATGGATCATTGATTTCATCAAGGGAATTCTTTCCGAAAACTTGCCTAGCAAGGAGATCAATAATTTTCATTTGCTGTCAGTAACATTGTTTCTATTTGTCTTTGTTGCCAACGAAATTGGATTGGTCACTAAGATAGTGACCCGTAATGAGATCACATTTTGGAAGAGTCCGACTGCTGATCCATTCGTGACATTGACCTTAGCACTGATGATGATCGCACTGACGCATTATTTTGGTGTGAAAACATTTGGGTTAAAAGGCTACATTAAGAATTCTTATTTTAAACCGGTCAGCTTTTTACTGCCGATTAAAATTATTGAAGAATTCACCAACGTAATCACATTAGGGTTGCGTCTTTACGGTAATATCTTTGCGGGAGAAGTTCTTTTAGGACTGATCGCAAATATGATGAACCAAATCGGATGGCTATCATTACCATTAGTTATCCCATTGGAAATGGTTTGGATCGGTTTCTCATTATTTATTGGGGCTATCCAAGCATACGTATTCGTTACTTTATCTATGGTCTTCATGAGCCATAAGATTGAGGCAGAACACTAA
- a CDS encoding relaxase/mobilization nuclease domain-containing protein, with protein MATTSLWHIKGRLKDLIDYVENPDKTTPTEDMKDFFQVFSYAANPAKTNEGEYVSAINCLKETALQQMILTKQQYGKTGKYIAWHGYQSFKPDELTPKQCHEIGLKLAQEMWGDRYQIIVTTHLDKEHLHNHFCFNSVSYLDGGKYNYSKTEQKRLRDVFDRLCRDYGLSVINRPKKTPSRPLYLDEKSGKPTRYNVYREDLAEAISGSRTIEYMAKYLIRKGYEVNFSGKHWKMKLPQYQYFTRLDTLDERLTPDFIRSYLGSQTRYGNRLAKVTYSPYMPEEYKNAWKPKKKTTGILALYYYWCYQLGIFPKGTDYKPTSPFMKEELRKIDEISAQVRYMTTNNISTLSDLHADRDKNQSEMDNLIDYRKRLQNKIRRASPAEKEILRAKKTGITEQITDLRKKLKYAKGIEERSIRIDERMNALYENEQQAKENHRPKKKKEERER; from the coding sequence GTGGCTACTACAAGCCTATGGCACATCAAAGGGCGATTAAAAGACCTCATTGACTATGTTGAAAATCCCGATAAGACCACACCCACCGAGGATATGAAAGACTTCTTTCAAGTGTTTTCCTATGCCGCTAATCCTGCCAAAACCAATGAGGGCGAATATGTTTCCGCTATCAATTGCCTGAAAGAAACAGCCTTGCAGCAGATGATTTTAACAAAGCAGCAGTATGGAAAAACGGGAAAATATATTGCGTGGCACGGTTATCAGAGCTTTAAGCCTGACGAGCTAACACCTAAACAATGCCACGAAATTGGCTTGAAACTCGCCCAAGAAATGTGGGGAGATAGATATCAGATAATCGTCACTACCCACCTTGACAAAGAGCATTTGCATAATCATTTCTGTTTCAATTCCGTATCCTACCTTGATGGCGGCAAATACAACTACTCAAAAACGGAACAGAAAAGACTGCGTGATGTGTTCGACAGACTATGCAGGGATTATGGATTATCGGTCATAAACCGCCCGAAAAAAACACCGTCAAGACCGCTTTACCTTGATGAAAAAAGCGGCAAGCCCACCCGATATAATGTCTATCGTGAGGACTTAGCTGAAGCAATCAGCGGCAGCCGCACCATAGAATATATGGCGAAATATCTTATCCGCAAAGGCTATGAGGTAAATTTTTCGGGCAAGCATTGGAAAATGAAGCTGCCGCAGTATCAGTATTTCACAAGATTAGATACGCTTGACGAGCGACTGACCCCCGATTTTATTCGTAGTTATTTAGGTTCACAAACACGATACGGAAACCGCCTCGCCAAAGTAACCTACTCCCCGTATATGCCCGAAGAATACAAAAATGCGTGGAAACCAAAGAAGAAAACCACAGGCATTTTGGCTTTGTATTATTACTGGTGCTATCAGTTGGGGATATTTCCGAAAGGCACAGACTACAAGCCTACCAGTCCGTTTATGAAAGAGGAATTGCGAAAGATAGACGAAATTTCGGCACAGGTGCGGTATATGACAACGAACAACATCTCCACTCTCTCTGATTTGCACGCTGACAGGGATAAAAATCAATCGGAAATGGATAATCTCATTGACTATCGAAAGCGTTTGCAGAACAAAATCCGCAGGGCATCACCTGCTGAAAAAGAAATACTGCGAGCCAAGAAAACAGGCATTACTGAGCAAATCACAGACCTTCGCAAGAAATTAAAATATGCCAAAGGTATTGAGGAACGCTCTATCCGCATTGACGAGCGTATGAATGCTTTATATGAAAATGAGCAACAGGCAAAGGAAAATCACCGCCCGAAAAAGAAAAAGGAGGAGCGTGAGAGATGA
- a CDS encoding RNA polymerase sigma factor, with protein MAYNKAKEERKWRLWKEAEEQIMRECGVDESTIEEIRIYDRADFNSNRRFYRRLNDIGEYIEETAEKEHSTEVNTVADLLNEIENESLYHALLTVDKRTLLIVLLKMQGYSAKEIAPIVHITTGAIYARLDHLRKKLQKVL; from the coding sequence ATGGCTTACAACAAAGCCAAAGAAGAACGGAAATGGCGGCTCTGGAAAGAAGCTGAGGAACAAATAATGCGTGAGTGTGGTGTTGATGAAAGCACCATTGAAGAAATTCGCATTTATGACAGAGCAGATTTTAATTCCAACAGGCGGTTTTACAGACGCTTGAACGATATAGGCGAATACATCGAGGAAACCGCAGAAAAGGAACACAGTACAGAGGTCAACACAGTAGCAGATTTGCTGAATGAGATTGAAAACGAAAGTCTGTATCATGCGTTGCTTACAGTAGACAAGCGTACTCTGCTGATTGTTCTGCTGAAAATGCAGGGATATTCCGCAAAGGAGATTGCACCGATTGTTCATATAACAACGGGAGCTATCTATGCAAGATTAGACCATTTGCGGAAGAAGCTGCAAAAGGTTTTATAG
- the atpA gene encoding F0F1 ATP synthase subunit alpha: MAIKAEEISALIKEQIKNYQSELTVEEIGTVTYVGDGIARAHGLENAMSGELLEFSNGSFGMAQNLETNDVGIIILGDFETIREGDKVKRTGKIMEVPVGEAMIGRVVNPLGQPIDGLGPIDTDKTRPVEAAAPGVMQRKSVSEPMQTGLKAIDALVPIGRGQRELVIGDRKTGKTSIAVDTIINQKGQNMICIYVAIGQKDSTVRTQVETLRKYGAMDYTIVVAAGASQPAPLLYIAPYAGAAMGEEFMYNGKHVLIVFDDLSKQAVAYRELSLLLRRPPGREAYPGDVFYLHSRLLERAAKLSDELGGGSMTALPFVETQAGDISAYIPTNVISITDGQIFLESDLFYSGVRPAVAAGLSVSRVGGSAQIKAMKKVAGTLRLDLASYRELEAFTQFGSDLDAATQAKLNRGRRTVEILKQKLHAPLPVEKQVVILYALTHGFIDSIPVDSILDFEEALFEYLDANHADLFETIRETKDLPAEEALDAAIKEAKDIFMASKPNTSSAQEKLSTIEHS; this comes from the coding sequence ATGGCTATTAAAGCTGAAGAAATCAGTGCCTTGATCAAAGAACAAATCAAAAATTATCAAAGCGAATTAACAGTTGAAGAAATCGGTACAGTTACTTACGTTGGTGACGGTATCGCACGTGCCCATGGACTTGAAAACGCAATGAGCGGTGAGCTTCTTGAATTTTCAAACGGTTCATTCGGTATGGCGCAAAACTTGGAAACAAATGATGTAGGGATCATTATCTTAGGAGATTTTGAAACCATTCGTGAAGGAGATAAAGTTAAACGTACCGGTAAAATCATGGAAGTTCCTGTTGGAGAAGCCATGATCGGACGGGTAGTCAATCCTTTAGGACAACCAATCGATGGCTTAGGTCCAATCGATACAGATAAAACACGCCCTGTAGAAGCTGCGGCACCAGGCGTTATGCAACGGAAATCCGTTTCAGAACCAATGCAAACAGGTTTAAAAGCAATCGATGCACTTGTACCGATCGGCCGCGGACAACGGGAATTAGTTATCGGGGACCGCAAAACCGGGAAAACATCTATCGCAGTCGATACGATCATCAACCAAAAAGGTCAAAACATGATCTGTATCTATGTTGCGATCGGACAAAAAGACTCTACAGTTCGGACACAAGTAGAAACATTGCGTAAATATGGCGCAATGGACTATACGATCGTTGTAGCAGCCGGTGCTTCTCAACCAGCGCCATTGCTATACATCGCACCTTATGCCGGCGCTGCTATGGGTGAAGAATTCATGTACAACGGCAAACATGTTTTGATCGTCTTTGATGACTTATCAAAACAAGCGGTCGCTTATCGTGAACTTTCCTTGCTGCTTCGTCGTCCACCAGGTCGTGAAGCTTATCCAGGGGATGTTTTCTACTTGCATTCACGTTTATTGGAACGTGCTGCAAAATTGAGTGATGAACTAGGCGGCGGTTCAATGACTGCATTGCCATTTGTTGAAACACAAGCCGGTGATATCTCCGCTTATATCCCAACCAACGTTATCTCCATCACTGATGGACAAATCTTCTTGGAAAGCGACTTGTTCTATTCCGGTGTTCGTCCGGCGGTTGCTGCTGGATTATCTGTTTCTCGTGTTGGTGGTTCAGCTCAAATCAAAGCGATGAAGAAAGTCGCTGGGACATTGCGTCTTGACCTTGCCAGCTATCGTGAATTAGAAGCCTTCACACAATTTGGTTCTGATTTGGATGCGGCAACGCAAGCAAAATTGAATCGTGGTCGTCGTACCGTTGAAATCTTAAAACAAAAACTGCATGCACCACTTCCAGTTGAAAAACAAGTTGTGATCTTGTATGCATTGACACACGGCTTTATCGACAGTATTCCTGTTGACAGCATTTTAGACTTTGAAGAAGCATTATTTGAATATCTTGATGCAAATCATGCTGATCTGTTTGAAACGATCCGTGAAACAAAAGACTTGCCTGCAGAAGAAGCATTGGATGCAGCAATCAAAGAAGCAAAAGATATTTTCATGGCATCTAAGCCAAATACTTCTTCTGCCCAAGAAAAATTATCAACAATCGAACATTCGTAA
- the atpE gene encoding ATP synthase F0 subunit C has translation MNFIAAGIAIVGAAIGAGYGNGQVISKTIESMARQPELSGQLRSTMFIGVALVEAVPILGVVIALLLVFR, from the coding sequence ATGAACTTTATCGCAGCGGGTATCGCAATTGTCGGAGCAGCAATCGGAGCAGGTTATGGTAACGGACAAGTTATCTCAAAAACAATCGAATCTATGGCACGTCAACCAGAATTGTCTGGTCAATTACGTTCGACAATGTTTATCGGTGTAGCGCTAGTTGAAGCTGTTCCTATTCTAGGTGTGGTTATTGCTTTACTTCTAGTCTTCCGTTAA
- a CDS encoding GNAT family N-acetyltransferase has translation MEIKEEKNRFALYNDEGTEIGEMTWVDAGEDIMVIDHTFVDPTYRGQKLAEKLVRSGVEKARRDGVKIVPLCPYAKKEFDEKSEYQDVLRK, from the coding sequence ATGGAGATCAAAGAAGAAAAAAACCGTTTTGCATTGTATAATGATGAAGGAACGGAAATCGGCGAAATGACTTGGGTCGATGCTGGGGAAGATATCATGGTCATTGACCATACGTTTGTCGATCCAACGTATCGCGGACAAAAATTAGCAGAAAAATTAGTTCGCAGCGGCGTGGAAAAAGCGCGACGGGATGGTGTCAAAATCGTTCCTTTATGCCCGTATGCCAAAAAAGAATTTGATGAAAAAAGCGAATACCAAGATGTTTTGCGTAAATAG
- a CDS encoding CopG family transcriptional regulator: protein MSEEKVRVGLHLTEEESENLKRYATDCGLSVSEFMRQLCRGNYPKPVPPKAFWELLNALYEVHNGFKECSKYEPSALEICKDIEEFIVDLQKKFTVGEAV from the coding sequence ATGAGCGAAGAAAAAGTAAGAGTTGGCTTGCACTTGACTGAGGAGGAAAGCGAAAATCTCAAACGTTATGCTACCGATTGCGGCTTGTCTGTATCGGAATTTATGCGGCAACTATGTAGAGGAAACTACCCAAAGCCTGTGCCGCCTAAAGCGTTTTGGGAACTGTTGAACGCACTATATGAGGTTCATAACGGCTTCAAAGAATGTTCCAAATATGAGCCGTCAGCATTGGAAATCTGCAAAGATATTGAGGAGTTCATTGTAGATTTGCAAAAGAAATTTACTGTTGGGGAGGCAGTTTAG
- a CDS encoding alpha/beta hydrolase, translated as MAAKIKMPKTLFSEQGQRAVILLHAYSGSPNDVRMLHRFLEKHNYTVYSPMFTGHGTMEPLDILEESTIVWEQDVQDALRFLKEKGYRKIAVFGLSMGGIFAAHTLTLADQEIIGGGVFCSPIYPTKNQVPENFVKYAQQVYRYSTVAGEQLATNLAKVQQGVQQQLQDIEELGRTTSENLAKIQVPVFLAQAGKDEMIDPKTVFRTAQGITQVPFTLKWYPESQHVITVDPVHKDFERDVLDFIEGLAWNEGEE; from the coding sequence ATGGCAGCAAAAATTAAGATGCCAAAAACGCTTTTTAGTGAACAGGGGCAACGCGCAGTGATCCTGCTTCATGCATATTCAGGAAGTCCAAACGATGTACGTATGCTGCATCGCTTTTTGGAAAAACACAACTATACGGTGTATTCACCGATGTTTACGGGACATGGGACGATGGAGCCTTTAGACATATTAGAAGAATCGACAATAGTTTGGGAGCAGGACGTACAGGATGCACTCAGATTTTTGAAAGAAAAAGGATATCGCAAGATCGCTGTTTTCGGATTATCGATGGGAGGCATCTTCGCGGCACATACGTTGACTCTGGCAGATCAAGAAATCATTGGAGGCGGTGTATTCTGCTCGCCAATTTATCCAACTAAAAATCAAGTGCCGGAAAACTTCGTTAAGTATGCGCAACAAGTATATCGTTATAGCACAGTCGCCGGGGAACAATTAGCAACCAATTTGGCAAAAGTCCAGCAGGGTGTGCAACAGCAGCTGCAAGATATCGAAGAACTTGGCCGCACAACCAGTGAAAATTTAGCGAAGATCCAAGTGCCTGTATTTTTAGCGCAAGCTGGGAAAGATGAAATGATCGATCCCAAAACGGTTTTTCGCACCGCGCAAGGAATCACACAGGTACCATTTACATTGAAATGGTACCCTGAAAGCCAGCATGTGATCACCGTTGATCCTGTGCATAAAGACTTTGAGCGAGATGTACTGGATTTTATTGAGGGACTCGCTTGGAATGAGGGAGAAGAGTGA
- the smpB gene encoding SsrA-binding protein SmpB: protein MPKGEGKLIAQNKKARHDYTIVDTMEAGIVLQGTEIKSIRNSRINLKDGFVRVRNGEAFLYNVHISPYEQGNIFNHDPLRTRKLLLHKKQIARLIGETQSNGMTIVPLKVYIKDGYAKVLIGIAKGKKQYDKRETLKRKDQERQIKRALKNFS, encoded by the coding sequence ATGCCCAAAGGTGAAGGAAAGCTGATCGCACAAAACAAAAAAGCACGGCATGATTATACGATCGTCGACACGATGGAAGCGGGCATCGTGCTGCAAGGAACCGAAATCAAATCGATCCGCAACAGTCGGATCAATTTGAAAGACGGTTTCGTACGGGTGCGAAACGGCGAGGCCTTTTTATACAATGTACACATCAGTCCTTACGAACAGGGAAATATCTTCAATCATGATCCATTGAGGACACGGAAGTTATTACTCCATAAAAAACAAATCGCTCGTTTGATCGGTGAGACCCAAAGTAATGGAATGACCATCGTGCCGTTGAAGGTATATATCAAAGACGGATATGCCAAGGTACTGATCGGTATTGCGAAAGGGAAAAAGCAATACGACAAGCGGGAAACCTTGAAACGAAAAGACCAAGAACGTCAGATCAAACGAGCACTTAAAAATTTCTCATAA
- the secG gene encoding preprotein translocase subunit SecG yields MYNLIVGIVIVLSILMIIAIMMQPSKQNSAASAFTGGADQLFGKQKARGFEAVMQRATAIMAAVWLILLFVLVYLSSH; encoded by the coding sequence GTGTATAATTTGATTGTCGGAATCGTAATTGTTTTATCTATCTTAATGATCATTGCTATCATGATGCAGCCTAGCAAACAAAACAGTGCGGCCAGCGCATTTACTGGTGGTGCCGATCAATTGTTCGGAAAACAAAAAGCGCGGGGATTTGAAGCGGTAATGCAACGCGCAACAGCGATCATGGCTGCTGTATGGTTGATTTTACTTTTTGTATTGGTGTATCTGTCTTCACACTAA